A genomic region of Micromonospora sp. NBRC 110009 contains the following coding sequences:
- a CDS encoding PP2C family protein-serine/threonine phosphatase, translating into MTLILRSAILNDVGLVRTNNEDSALAGDRLVAVADGMGGLPAGEVASEIVIRILDELTPPTVPDEAADALRAVVSTANQRIRAAITVDPARDGMGTTLTASLLADDTLVLAQVGDSRCYLLRDHELTQLTRDDTFVQALVDQGALSPDQARHHPQRSLVTRAVQGSDAPPAIGMLTVFPGDRLLLCSDGLSDYVEDPAIASALATYSDRQQCGEQLVKLAHQAGAPDNVTVIVSDVTEG; encoded by the coding sequence ATGACGCTGATCCTCCGCTCGGCCATCCTCAACGACGTCGGCCTCGTCCGCACCAACAACGAGGACTCCGCCCTCGCCGGTGACCGCCTGGTGGCGGTGGCCGACGGCATGGGCGGCCTCCCCGCGGGCGAGGTGGCCAGCGAGATCGTCATCCGGATCCTGGACGAGCTGACCCCGCCGACCGTCCCCGACGAGGCCGCCGACGCGCTGCGCGCCGTGGTGAGCACCGCCAACCAGCGGATCCGGGCCGCCATCACCGTCGACCCCGCCCGCGACGGCATGGGTACGACGCTCACCGCCAGCCTGCTCGCCGATGACACCCTGGTCCTGGCGCAGGTCGGCGACTCCCGCTGCTACCTGCTGCGCGACCACGAGCTGACCCAGCTCACCCGGGACGACACCTTCGTGCAGGCGCTGGTCGACCAGGGGGCGCTCTCCCCCGACCAGGCCCGGCACCACCCGCAGCGCTCCCTGGTCACCCGGGCGGTGCAGGGCTCGGACGCGCCGCCGGCCATCGGCATGCTCACCGTGTTCCCCGGCGACCGGCTGCTGCTCTGCAGCGACGGCCTCTCCGACTACGTGGAGGATCCCGCCATCGCCTCCGCGCTGGCCACCTACTCCGACCGGCAGCAGTGCGGCGAGCAGCTGGTGAAGCTCGCCCACCAGGCCGGCGCGCCGGACAACGTCACCGTCATCGTCTCCGACGTCACCGAGGGCTGA
- the mscL gene encoding large conductance mechanosensitive channel protein MscL has translation MFKGFKDFIMRGNVVDLAVGVVIGAAFTGVVTQLTKSFLEPLVRVFILLITGSNKGISGTTPMFRGEIPFDWVAFVNAVITFLLTAAALYFLVVYPMNKLAERRRRGEEPPPKAPSEEIKLLTEIRDALLAGNHATPGQRGALDDVLGRRQEPPAPR, from the coding sequence ATGTTCAAGGGCTTCAAAGACTTCATCATGCGCGGCAACGTCGTCGACCTGGCGGTCGGTGTCGTCATCGGCGCCGCGTTCACCGGCGTGGTCACCCAGCTGACCAAGTCGTTCCTGGAACCGCTGGTCCGCGTGTTCATCCTGCTGATCACCGGCAGCAACAAGGGCATCAGCGGGACCACGCCGATGTTCCGCGGCGAGATCCCGTTCGACTGGGTGGCCTTCGTCAACGCGGTGATCACCTTCCTGCTCACCGCGGCGGCGCTCTACTTCCTCGTGGTCTACCCGATGAACAAGCTCGCCGAGCGGCGTCGCCGCGGCGAGGAGCCCCCGCCGAAGGCCCCCAGCGAGGAGATCAAGCTGCTCACCGAGATCCGCGACGCGCTGCTCGCCGGCAACCACGCCACGCCCGGCCAGCGGGGCGCGCTGGACGACGTGCTGGGCCGCCGGCAGGAGCCGCCGGCCCCGCGCTGA
- a CDS encoding benzoate/H(+) symporter BenE family transporter, with product MAGRLQPVLAGVITALVGFASSFTVVLAGLRAVGADEAQAASGLLALCVATGCCAVWLGLRHRMPLAVAWSTPGAALLVATGPVPGGWPAAVGAFLLTGVLIAAAGLVPALGRAVAAIPGPIASAMLAGVLLPLCTAPVRALVEVPRLTGPVVLAWLLLHRFARRWAVPGALAVAAVAIALTASGPAPTHLAPSVALTTPTWTVPAVVGLALPLFLVTMAAQNVPGTAVLAGYGYRAPLGSALRVTGLATALGAPAGGHAVNLAAITAALAAGPDAHPDPDRRWIASVTAGIGMALLGLGAGVATALVLLAPPILVEAVAGLALLGALAGAVSAAVAEPDAREAAVVTFVVTASGVSLLGVGGAFWGLVAGWLMLLLFRRRPAPPVAAEPDAAPAAPARVG from the coding sequence ATGGCAGGGCGACTGCAACCCGTGCTGGCCGGCGTGATCACCGCGCTGGTCGGCTTCGCCAGCTCGTTCACGGTCGTCCTCGCCGGGCTGCGCGCGGTCGGCGCCGACGAGGCGCAGGCCGCCTCCGGGCTGCTCGCGCTCTGCGTCGCCACCGGATGCTGCGCCGTCTGGCTCGGGCTGCGGCACCGGATGCCGCTGGCCGTCGCCTGGTCCACCCCGGGCGCCGCGCTCCTGGTGGCCACCGGCCCGGTGCCCGGCGGCTGGCCGGCGGCGGTCGGCGCGTTCCTGCTCACCGGGGTGCTGATCGCCGCCGCCGGACTCGTCCCGGCGCTCGGCCGCGCGGTCGCCGCGATCCCCGGCCCGATCGCCAGCGCCATGCTCGCCGGGGTGCTGCTGCCGCTCTGCACCGCGCCCGTCCGGGCGCTGGTCGAGGTGCCCCGGCTGACCGGACCGGTGGTGCTCGCCTGGCTGCTGCTGCACCGGTTCGCCCGCCGCTGGGCCGTGCCCGGGGCGCTGGCCGTGGCCGCGGTGGCCATCGCGCTGACCGCGTCCGGGCCGGCCCCGACGCACCTCGCTCCGAGCGTCGCGCTGACCACGCCGACCTGGACCGTGCCCGCGGTGGTCGGCCTGGCGTTGCCGCTCTTCCTGGTCACCATGGCCGCGCAGAACGTGCCCGGGACGGCCGTCCTCGCCGGCTACGGCTACCGGGCCCCGCTCGGCTCCGCGCTCCGGGTCACCGGGCTCGCCACCGCGCTCGGCGCGCCGGCCGGCGGGCACGCGGTGAACCTGGCCGCGATCACCGCCGCCCTGGCCGCCGGCCCGGACGCCCACCCCGACCCGGACCGGCGCTGGATCGCCTCGGTCACCGCCGGGATCGGCATGGCACTGCTCGGGCTCGGGGCCGGCGTGGCGACCGCCCTGGTGCTGCTCGCCCCGCCGATCCTGGTCGAGGCGGTGGCCGGGCTGGCGCTGCTCGGCGCGCTGGCCGGCGCGGTCTCGGCGGCCGTCGCGGAGCCGGACGCCCGCGAGGCGGCCGTGGTCACCTTCGTGGTCACCGCATCCGGGGTGAGCCTGCTCGGCGTCGGCGGCGCCTTCTGGGGCCTCGTCGCCGGCTGGCTGATGCTCCTGCTCTTCCGCCGCCGCCCGGCGCCGCCCGTGGCGGCGGAGCCGGACGCCGCGCCGGCCGCCCCGGCGCGGGTCGGCTGA
- a CDS encoding helix-turn-helix domain-containing protein: MSLSTLARLAGVGKATLSGLENGTRNPTLETLYAVTAQLGVPLTAVLAGPAGTPTVRGAAVDATLLEVFTESDATYELYRMRVSPGPPQLSPAHQTGVTEHVTVFSGVLRAGPVDAPMTAGPGEYLRWTSDVPHSYAAVGDEPVRASLLLRYPRG, from the coding sequence ATGTCCCTGTCCACGCTGGCCCGGCTCGCCGGCGTCGGGAAGGCCACCCTCTCCGGGCTGGAGAACGGCACCCGCAACCCGACCCTGGAGACCCTGTACGCGGTCACCGCACAGCTCGGCGTACCGCTCACCGCCGTGCTCGCCGGGCCGGCCGGGACGCCGACCGTGCGCGGCGCCGCGGTGGACGCCACCCTGCTGGAGGTGTTCACGGAGAGCGACGCGACCTACGAGCTGTACCGGATGCGGGTCAGCCCCGGCCCGCCGCAGCTCTCCCCCGCGCACCAGACCGGGGTCACCGAGCACGTCACCGTCTTCTCCGGCGTGCTGCGCGCCGGGCCGGTGGACGCCCCGATGACCGCCGGACCCGGGGAGTACCTGCGCTGGACGTCGGACGTGCCGCACAGCTACGCCGCCGTCGGCGACGAACCGGTCCGGGCGAGCCTGCTCCTGCGCTACCCGCGCGGCTGA